GAGAATTACGAATTGCCGATTTCGATGTGCTGGACCTCTCCAATCTCAATCGCATCAGGAGTAGCGTACACCATATAGGCATACCCAAGACCGAATTACTTGCACGTGAGATTGCAGAACTCGACCCCTATTTGAAGGTCACTTGCTATGACGAAGGTGTAACAGAAGAGAACATCGATGAATTCATCGATGGGCTCGATCTCATTATAGATGAGTGCGACAGCATAGATATCAAGATCATCACCCGGGAGAAGGCGCGGGCCAAAGGCATCCCCGTGATCATGGAGACGAGTGATCGGGGCATGCTGGATATAGAGCGCTATGATCTCGATCGGGAGTTGCCCATCCTACATGGTCTGGTAGAAGGGTTGCGGAGCGAGGACCTCAAAGGACTGACCAACGAGGAGAAGATCCCCTACGTGCTCCCCATCCTAGGATTAGAGGAATCATCGCTGGGACTACGCACAAGCATGTTCGAGATCGAACGATCGATTTCCACTTGGCCGCAATTGGGCTCTGATGTAATGGTAGGAGGCGGTACAGTGGCCAATGTAGCGAGGCGCATCCTTCTCGGTAGAGCAGTCAAGAACGGCAGGTACTATATCGATATGGATGACATGATCGCTGAGGAGTCATCACCAGAGTCCTCTGGCGAAAAAGCATCTATCAATTCGAAACAGGATATCGACCATGAGCGCATTTTGGAGCAAGTACGCTCATACATCGCAGAGCATCCATCCCGATCGGATTACACGGATAAGTTCTTCGAGAATCTCATTCTCAAGGCACGCAAGGCACCTTCAGGAGGCAATACCCAACCTTGGCTCTGGCATTATCAAGGGGACACCCTCTTCCTGTTCTTGGACACCCGATTGCCTGAGACTCTCTACAACTTCATGCACATGGGGAGTTGGATCGCATTTGGTGCGGCAGCAGAGAATATCGAATTGACGGCACGGAACGCCCACATGAAGACCTCCATGACCCAACATCACTTCGATGCGGATGCTTCATTTCCACTGGCAGTCAGCTTCTCATTCTCGAAAATGACGGATGAGACCCGTCAAGAAGATGAACTTTTCGAGTATATCGATCAGCGGATCACCAATAGACTCAATCAGAATCTACGGCCTCTTCCTGAGAAGATCGACACGGCTATCCAAGAACGTGTACATGCAACTTTCAGTGGAATCACCGATGTGCGATTCATCACAGAACCGGAGAAGAAAGCACTGATCAAAGAGACCCTTTCCATCTCGGACAAATTAATGATGATGAACCCCAAAGGCCACCAGGACCTCTATGGTGAATTGGCATGGGAAAAAGATTTCAGTGAGACCGAAGGGATCAATGTTCACTCCCTGGGACTCACGCCACTGGAGATGGCGGGAATGCGTATCGCAAAAGATGAATCCGTCATGTCTTTCATCCGCAAGATCGATGGAGGTGATCGCTTCTCCGAGATGAATCACAAATCCGTAGATGCTTCTGCGGCATTCGGCCTGTTCACAGTCAAGGAATTCGATGCGGCAACTTATTTCAAGCTAGGTAAGGCCATTCAAGACGCTTGGTTGTATACCACTTCGCAAGAAGTAGCCTTCCATCCCATGTCAGGGATCCTCTTCCTGATACAACGTGCCGAACAAGAAGGGAAGCGTTTCTTCTCAGATGCAGAGATAAGCCAGATCGAGAAGTGTAAGTCCTTGATCAAGGAAGCTTTCGATCTCGATGAGGGTACCATACCAGCTTTCATGTTCAGGATCTATGTCACAGCTGACC
This genomic stretch from Flavobacteriales bacterium harbors:
- a CDS encoding Rv1355c family protein — translated: MPASYDALIYDMSIGEERKELARLKEEERIFEIIDTLEIQLQDFIACQRPASKLSPSELESAVKAHLDGRSLDEYGCWVFYPWSGRLVHLLPEDEFKQLRTDRNQYKITEEEQRSLSDKKIGLIGLSVGHAVANSLAMERSFGELRIADFDVLDLSNLNRIRSSVHHIGIPKTELLAREIAELDPYLKVTCYDEGVTEENIDEFIDGLDLIIDECDSIDIKIITREKARAKGIPVIMETSDRGMLDIERYDLDRELPILHGLVEGLRSEDLKGLTNEEKIPYVLPILGLEESSLGLRTSMFEIERSISTWPQLGSDVMVGGGTVANVARRILLGRAVKNGRYYIDMDDMIAEESSPESSGEKASINSKQDIDHERILEQVRSYIAEHPSRSDYTDKFFENLILKARKAPSGGNTQPWLWHYQGDTLFLFLDTRLPETLYNFMHMGSWIAFGAAAENIELTARNAHMKTSMTQHHFDADASFPLAVSFSFSKMTDETRQEDELFEYIDQRITNRLNQNLRPLPEKIDTAIQERVHATFSGITDVRFITEPEKKALIKETLSISDKLMMMNPKGHQDLYGELAWEKDFSETEGINVHSLGLTPLEMAGMRIAKDESVMSFIRKIDGGDRFSEMNHKSVDASAAFGLFTVKEFDAATYFKLGKAIQDAWLYTTSQEVAFHPMSGILFLIQRAEQEGKRFFSDAEISQIEKCKSLIKEAFDLDEGTIPAFMFRIYVTADRPVPSNRRPLDQITIKHDHTR